GTAGGATGCTTGTGAAAAAACTaagcaatttaaaaaaaaaatgaaatgtttgAAATTTGACGAAGAATTTTCTATCAAAGAACtagatatatatacatagatGAGTAGATTAATAATCCATATTGAagtattttgacaattttaatttgatcCTTACTTGGttatgatataatattaatgattataCTAAAATGAGTTTAAGTTTTACCAATAATACACTCCCAAAAAAGATTATCATACaattaaaattaacttaattattattataaataaaggATATTACTATCCacgataaaaaaaatagtaactaattCACTATCGATAATATTCATTggtaactaattaattaattcctaTTTTAATGCCATACATCCCCCATAAATTCCTAAAATAACGcataaattttctatataaatttcacattttttcttccatttttgtaGTTGCTAGCAcctttttgagttttttttttaaaataaaaaaatcacatttttaaaaaaaaaattatatattaaaaggtTATCCAGcaccaccatcatcaccacCTGAACCGCCACTGTATAACGGCCGGCAACCTTACACAACCACCAAACATGACCAACACAAATTTCTTCCCAATTTTGTTTGCATTTATCTTCATTTCATCATACACAATATGCAATGCTAATGAAGTTGGTATGTTATTTTATTCAAtcgaaaaaattatatagatataaatatgtcaaaaaaaaattatgtttatgtattatatgaattataattgattcccctttaatgttttttaataatttgaaaatttcgattcaattatatatatgtatcatagATAATTCTTTCTTGATGTTTTATATCAGAAAAGGATTAGAATTATTCTTAAGTTATTGGACGttgaatattaatttaatacctaaaacaaactaaaggtaaaattattctatttttttatgattttaaggtAAGTATAACCCTTTTCTGAATTTTAATTTCACCTTTTTTGACCATgcgattttgttttttctttcttattgaattatgtttttgtataaaatatttttgtattgtatttgattattaattatctttttttgcGACACAATACTAACAGATGATGAgtcaaaatttaattacttgttgGGAACAACAGAAGGACCAGAAAGTTGGGGTACGATTAAATTCGAATGGAAATTATGTGAAACTGGATTATTTCAGTCTCCCGTTAATTTCCGTAATAAGAGTGTGAAAATTACCACTACTATCCCTCTTTTGAAACCTAACTACAAAAATGCCCCTGCTATGATAGTTAACAGAGGTCATGATATCAAGGTACGTAACTCTAAAATAATTATGGtacatttcatatttataaaaaaaaaaattatttaaacccCTAATTATAGTTTATTCGATAAATCCTTTATTTATTAAGTCTATAAGCTATTAGATTGAGTCGATTAAAAGTGCATTTcatttatgatatgaatataatatataagttaaatcatcaaatataaattttgaacctttttattatagtatatgatATTTATCTTCTTGAAATTTCTGAATCCGCTCGGATAAATAATGAGTCCAATCGAGTTTTTTGGGACAGTTGCAATGGGAAGCAGATGCAGGAAGTATCAACATTGATGGTACTGAGTACAGATTACAACAATGCCATTGGCATACTCCTTCTGAGCACAAAGTTGATGGAAAAAGGTTTGTATatattatagtatttttatcTCGATTTACGtgacatatttcatttttcgtGAGTTAAACAGCTTAAATTTGATTAAGAATTTGCTTataaaatcttcaaaaattttaaaatgaaatttatttactatgaaaaaagtactataagtcacaataattgacaatttaaaaaatataaaaaaatatatatggtcaaaGATTGACTTGTTTTAAATCTCGAAAGTCGaaatgtgtcacataaattaagacaGAATAAGTAATTGTTATTTGAGTTTGCTAGCTAATTGGAGATCTAGTTGAAACTTAAATTTAAGTattaattagttgatatatATCGAAAGCAAAAATGCTGACACGAATAACGAAAAATCTTTTACAGTTTTGGTATGGAAGCCCATATGGTTCATCAGAGTGATGATGGTAGATTAGCTGTGGTTGCTATACCCTTCAAAATTGGAGCGCCTAACCCTTTTCTTGATCAGGTATCTAATTTTTTCTATGTTTGATATTCGCgtaatatttatctaatttGAAGGATAATGACAAGTTTATGTCACTTGATTTGGCGTTGAACACGTGTCATCGATCATATCACTTCACTTCAATCTAATGTcataaattttgttgtcattATCTTCTTTGTCTATTCAACTATGTAATCACATTCAATGAAGGATTGTTATTACTTGACCTTatcaaaataattgtatattaaattaatttttaaatattttaacgaAATTTTTGATTTTGCGACCAGTTAATAGGCCACGTGAAGAGAGTTGATGATAAGGGTCTTAAATTGGGACTTGTTAACCCTCAACAACTTGGAGTCAAAGCTGAACCTTTCTATAGATACATTGGTTCACTCACTGTTCCACCATGCACTGAGGGTATTATTTGGAGTGTATTATACGAGGTAttcatttgaaaattatttataaaaattatattattatacaaaaaggggaaaaagatattttattttatttttaatttgcaaTCATTGACTATTTTATTGGCTAATTTAGGCAAGGACTGTGTCAATGGAACAAATGATGGCACTAAGAAATGCTGTTCATGATGTAAGTATTAAACTTCTCTTTTAGATAATGTTTGAGTTAGCTGATTAAAAATAACTCATAAACATCGAATGttgaaaatataactttttaattttatgaataaaaaaatatacgtagatagaaatattaaaattaatcataaGATGTTAGTACGTGTGGTATCACATGTTAAActattttagattaaaaaagTCGTGCATAGATTCGAAAGGGAGTCTTTCAAGAAGTAGTAAAATTGTCTCTCAAGTTCgaactttaaagaaaaaatcattgatatatttatattaagatAGATTGTCTAATCACACTCGTTTTAGTGCTCTCTTTTATCAAACCCTGTCAATATTGGATGCTTTATgcgattttaatattattattattattttttttttacagggATTTGAAGCAAATGCAAGACCAGTTCAAGGCTTACATAGAAGACCAGTGTATCTAGCTATGTAAAgatagatgatggcatgttaattttttaagaaaaaaaaagtgtttcttCATTGCAATATTgttgtaattatttaaatatagcCTATTTATGGTGGTCAAGTAATTGgaaattatcttttaaatagatatatttGAAAACCAATTAAAAGTCACATATATATAGTTGAGATGAGGTTCACATGTATATCTCaaagcaaatatatatatatatatatatatatatatatatatatatatatatatatatatatatatatatatatatatgcttgtctctttttttttcttttcaaaacatGCACGCTATCTTATTTTACGTATCGATagcacaaaaaatatttatttttacataatcAGATTATTTATAACTCAGTTAAaacttaaaagagaaaaatagagGAAAACAATTATCTTCTCTTCAAGTTGAGTTCTTGTATAGCACAAGaggttatttgttttttatataaTCAAGAAATAATCAAAGTTGAATAATACATGATTTGAAATTTGTGAGTCGTGATTAATGACTTTGTTTGCATTCTTCTTCACGTGAATATTAGAGTTTTATTTGTAATAGTTTAAAATTTGTGGTATACGACGTATAACGTATATAATACGTGTTGCATTTATGACATATGATACGTAACTAACAGAAAAACGTGTATTCTCGTCTATAAATattgcatatatataatatgacatacGATACGTAAGCAAACATAATAAATGTTGTGTGCTTTCTATTAATACAATTATGTTGTACAAATGCAAAATGTAGCATCATTAGCATAAAGTAATTGACCAATTAATCCCTTTGCTTCCATTAATAGTCAAAGTTAGAAGTTAAATTTTGTTTAAACATGtaatttagattttaatttttttttattaatatgaaaatacgATAATTTATGAAAACTATTTACGCTTGTCAATTCTAAACaatcttattaaattaatacttcataattcataagtaaaatattataaatatgattttatagaAGTAGTAAACTGTAGATTGATTTCTAATTAATATGATTGACAACAAGAAAGTAAATTAAGTTGACTAATTCTCAAACTTGACTCATAAGTCAAAACTCAAAAAGTAATTTAATgaagtataaatatatgtttatagTTAATGTTTAAATGTCTAATTATATATGTAGGAATTAATCACtttgtactcttttttttttgtctgtgTAATACAAAGAATAAAGTACTTTTTGGgcctttttcactttttatttttgtggatttcttttctttttctttttaattttttctttctcatttgaaaaataaagtacCTCAATTGATTGTGAAATTTGTTTCCCTTCTTATATATTATAGTATAGTCTAAATAAAATATGGGATTGATTTTAAGTCTATCAAAAAATTgtctaaatataaatttatcaagcaGGATCAATAATTAACATCACATTTAATTCTTGTAACatctttatttaattcttttaatataataaaaacacgagttacacatttatttttcttgatactATTATGAGAGTGTGTAAATTTTTGAGTTAAAgagtaaaaacatatttaaagtaTGTATTACTCCCTCTATTTCATTTagtttgtcatttttttatatgcatattaagaaattataaataaaaagataatttcactaattaattcctttcaaaaaattttggatattttaaatacaaatgtaaacacttgaaaaaaatttaatcataagaaaatatagaaaaaaactGAATTAAcgatttcttgatttattaagATAAACAACTAATatgagataattatttttagtaattaagataatcaattaataagtgaaggagagagagaaaatttcgAATCTACACCATTGAAAGTAATTTTTCTATCTGAACTATCATTAATTGATTGGCGAAACACAcctatatatacatttattagacaaaaatatttgtgtaaAAATGTTTGTAAGCATGTTTACTCGTAAAATCTTGATCCACTTAACATATATCATGACTCTATTTGCGTAtgcattaatattttaaatatatattaagttgacttctttaaaacatttaactcTCCCTTTCATAGATATCAATAACACGACATAAGCAAGACTACGACTAACAAAGATAGACAAGAAAATGGTGGTTTTCATTGttagaataaattaatttatacattaataaattcaaaactttaacctaacattcatttatttttagatttgCTATGAATTCGATCGAATTATTTTTCACATAGAATGTCACGTgacaaaagttttaaataaatgAGAGAGTatacatatatcatcataaactAATCGAGATGTGTGTTGGGTCATAGTTCAGATAGCAAACTCATACCTTTAATATTTCACgtgtgaaaataaaaaattaagataatttaaatatatttttgacacTTAACACTTACTCCTTTTTTCTATATTAACTGATCATTTTTCTAAAATGGACACTCCactttaaaaaatcaagaaaatactaattaatttttttctctatattatCTTGCAAGGaattatcttcttttttataatttaaaataggaattttattttttaccttaTTTGGTATTCCccttaaataattcaaattatgggggaaaaagtttattttttttaaaaaattatttgtttctcTTTCTTCCACCTATACACACATCTAACAAAAATTCCCAAAAAGCACACACATTGCATACTaaaaaaccaaataaaaaaacatagtGAAAGATTTCCTCAATCTGAGGAAAAACAAAACACACATTCCCATCAACAAGATTTACTCATtgaaattttcttgaaattcctTCACAAATTCAAGAATTCACTTACCCACAAACCCAAAAATGTCATCAGCACAATCAGAAAAACAAACCCTTTTCATTGCTTCACTTATCATCTTCTGGTACTCATCCAACATTGGTGTCCTTCTCCTAAACAAATTATTACTCTCAAACTATGGTTTTTCTTTCCCTATTTTCCTCACAATGTGTCATATGTCAGCTTGTGCTGTTCTTAGCTATGTTTCCATTGTTTTCTTAAAGATTGTACCTTTTCAGAGGATCAAATCAAGGTCTCAATTCTTAAGAATTGCTACTCTTAGCATTGTCTTTTGTGGGTCTGTTGTGGGTGGGAACATTTCTTTAAGGTATCTTCCTGTATCATTCAATCAAGCTGTCGGTGCAACGACACCGTTTTTCACAGCTTTGTTTGCTTATCTGATCACTCAGAAGAGGGAAGCTTGGATTACTTATGGTTGTCTTGTTCCTGTGGTTGCTGGTGTTGTGATTGCTAGTGGGGTATGTGGAAAAATGcttaaagatttgatttttgggTTAATTTTGGAAGTTTGGTAATTTGCTGTCTGTTGATCTTGCtgtgatttgtttttttttttttatgtataaagaGGATTCTTTCCTAGTGGGGTGTGTTAAAAATgtttaaagatttgatttttggttcagttttgaagttttgtttgtttgatttctATTGATCTTGCTGTGATTTGGTTTTTATGACTAAAAGAttaatctttttcttgttttctgaGTGACCCTTTTGGATCTTTTATGTTTACTCTAACTGTAGTTGATCTATACTTGCTAGTACAAAATTGGAGGATTTTGAAGTGTGAATCACTGAGTCTTATTGCTGTGATTTGGTT
The sequence above is a segment of the Solanum lycopersicum chromosome 10, SLM_r2.1 genome. Coding sequences within it:
- the LOC101247478 gene encoding alpha carbonic anhydrase 4, with protein sequence MTNTNFFPILFAFIFISSYTICNANEVDDESKFNYLLGTTEGPESWGTIKFEWKLCETGLFQSPVNFRNKSVKITTTIPLLKPNYKNAPAMIVNRGHDIKLQWEADAGSINIDGTEYRLQQCHWHTPSEHKVDGKSFGMEAHMVHQSDDGRLAVVAIPFKIGAPNPFLDQLIGHVKRVDDKGLKLGLVNPQQLGVKAEPFYRYIGSLTVPPCTEGIIWSVLYEARTVSMEQMMALRNAVHDGFEANARPVQGLHRRPVYLAM